Proteins from a single region of Candidatus Fusobacterium pullicola:
- a CDS encoding MATE family efflux transporter, with protein sequence MFKAIDLKRDSISKLFFNFSIPSVTGMMVNALYAIVDGIFIGQGVGADGLAAVNIAYPIINLGIAVSLLIGTGGATLISLRPKNIKFKNLCFSHIITLNIFSYIFILSVVLLSGNKLISLLGSSELLANQVKIYLYTCVIAMIFLMLSNSLNAVVRNDKSPVYAFISMVIGAVTNVFLDWLFIIVFHWGVFGGAFATAIGQFLSFLFLVRYFFRIDCNFKYKFEKLKLTLLKNIISIGFPSFTIEFTAAITNALFNISFMKFLGEIGVSAYCIVAYICYVFRCLFTGLSQGIQPIISYNYGLKELERVRKTFKIGHIVTFIISSSILLGVISYGKNLVKLFNNDAPLINLASHGLILFSSAIIFQGANFINISYLQSKGMTKLSNLISSLRSIVFFIIAIIILPIFLKETGVWLSLPTADFMCFTFSCILLRKDILLLFKRNR encoded by the coding sequence ACAAGGAGTTGGAGCTGATGGCCTTGCTGCTGTCAATATTGCTTATCCCATTATTAATTTAGGAATTGCAGTTAGCTTGCTTATTGGAACAGGTGGAGCTACCCTGATATCTTTACGTCCTAAAAATATTAAATTTAAAAATCTCTGTTTTTCACACATAATTACTTTGAATATTTTTTCATATATTTTTATATTATCAGTAGTTTTACTTAGTGGAAATAAACTAATTTCTTTACTTGGTTCAAGTGAATTGTTAGCTAATCAAGTTAAAATATATCTGTATACCTGTGTTATTGCAATGATATTTTTGATGCTATCTAATAGTTTGAATGCTGTAGTTAGAAATGATAAATCCCCTGTTTATGCTTTTATCTCTATGGTTATAGGAGCTGTTACTAATGTATTTTTAGATTGGCTTTTTATAATTGTTTTCCATTGGGGAGTCTTTGGTGGAGCCTTTGCTACTGCTATTGGTCAATTTTTATCTTTCTTATTCTTAGTAAGATATTTTTTCAGAATAGATTGTAATTTTAAATATAAATTTGAAAAATTAAAACTAACTCTTCTCAAAAATATTATCTCTATAGGATTTCCATCTTTTACTATAGAGTTCACTGCTGCGATTACTAACGCTTTGTTTAATATTTCATTTATGAAATTTTTAGGAGAAATTGGAGTATCAGCTTACTGTATTGTTGCATATATTTGCTATGTTTTTAGATGTTTATTCACTGGACTCTCTCAAGGAATACAACCTATTATTAGCTATAACTATGGACTAAAAGAGCTTGAAAGAGTGAGAAAAACTTTTAAAATTGGACATATAGTTACTTTTATTATATCCTCTTCAATATTATTAGGAGTTATCTCATATGGTAAAAATTTAGTTAAACTCTTTAATAATGATGCTCCACTTATAAATTTAGCCTCTCATGGATTAATTTTATTTTCTAGTGCTATTATTTTTCAAGGGGCAAATTTTATTAATATCTCATATTTACAATCTAAAGGAATGACAAAACTTTCAAATCTTATCTCTTCTTTAAGAAGTATCGTATTTTTTATCATAGCTATAATTATCCTTCCTATATTCTTAAAGGAAACTGGAGTATGGCTATCTTTGCCTACAGCAGATTTTATGTGTTTTACTTTTAGTTGTATTCTACTTAGAAAAGATATACTACTTCTTTTTAAGAGAAATAGATAA